A stretch of the Longimicrobium sp. genome encodes the following:
- a CDS encoding penicillin acylase family protein: protein MKLSTPRWALAAFALAAYAPAAAAQASLADQVEIRRTAYGVPHIRAENFRAAGFGLGWVQLEDHGMRIVQGLVRARGELALRYGADSLESDFDFRPVHRRAVATYPLLDADTRDMYDGFAAGVNRYVELHRSEFPAWVTPTFSGHDVHAQGMGGGGPDVRRFLNRVRGETPRGGAAQPGAEGDPQAPGAEDGSNAWALAPSRTRSGRAILLRNPHLAWSAGYYEAHVTVPGQLDFYGDFRLGGPIVLVGGFNPYLGWATTNNAPDLEEIYALEVDPTRPDHYLFDGGSVPLRRETETVEFANGPGVGTVTRESWTTPLGPVIHRGGGKIYVVRAAGEDEFRGGEQFLKMMRARNRTEWTNAVRMRARVTSNLTYADRDGNIYYVWNATHPALPHPSGGDTTAIPATRSTDVWTRVVAFDSLPQVLNPRGGYVRNENDPPYLTNLHQPLRREDYPAYFPGGAELRLRSQHSLELLHNDRKFSLEDVVAAKHSMRMILADRVKDDLLRAVRAAQPTPEVAQAAAVLERWDNTAAAESRGGVLFETWWWRYVRTGPQAPPSAASVGFPVPAAALFARAWTAAEPLDTPRGLGDPRRAAEAFAWAVAEVQRKYGSADVAWGTVHRVRHGSVDVPVGGCSGFLGCFRVLNFREEPDGTRTVVGGDGWVLAVEFTTPVRAYSVLAYGESSRPGSPHHGDQAAMFATNRMKPVAFTEADVERATVRRYRPGRE from the coding sequence ATGAAGCTTTCCACGCCGCGATGGGCGCTGGCCGCCTTCGCGCTCGCCGCGTACGCACCCGCCGCGGCCGCGCAGGCGAGCCTGGCGGACCAGGTGGAGATCCGCCGCACGGCGTACGGCGTGCCGCACATCCGGGCGGAGAACTTCCGCGCGGCGGGCTTCGGGCTGGGCTGGGTGCAGCTGGAAGACCACGGCATGCGCATCGTGCAGGGCCTGGTGCGGGCGCGGGGCGAGCTGGCGCTGCGCTACGGTGCCGACAGCCTGGAATCGGACTTCGATTTCCGCCCCGTGCACCGGCGGGCCGTGGCGACCTATCCCCTCCTGGATGCCGACACGCGCGACATGTACGACGGGTTCGCCGCCGGGGTGAACCGCTACGTGGAGCTTCACCGCTCCGAGTTTCCTGCGTGGGTGACGCCCACGTTCAGCGGCCACGACGTGCACGCGCAGGGGATGGGCGGGGGCGGCCCCGACGTCCGGCGCTTCCTGAACCGCGTCCGCGGCGAGACGCCGCGGGGCGGGGCCGCGCAGCCGGGGGCGGAGGGCGATCCGCAGGCCCCGGGCGCGGAGGACGGCTCCAACGCATGGGCGCTGGCGCCCAGCCGCACCCGGTCCGGGCGCGCCATCCTGCTGCGCAATCCGCACCTGGCGTGGTCCGCCGGCTACTACGAGGCGCACGTGACGGTGCCCGGGCAGCTGGATTTCTACGGCGACTTCCGGCTGGGCGGGCCCATCGTGCTGGTTGGCGGCTTCAACCCGTACCTGGGCTGGGCGACCACCAACAACGCGCCGGACCTGGAAGAGATCTACGCGCTGGAGGTGGATCCCACCCGTCCCGACCACTACCTCTTCGACGGCGGCTCCGTCCCCCTGCGGCGCGAGACGGAAACGGTGGAGTTCGCCAACGGCCCGGGGGTGGGCACGGTGACGCGCGAAAGCTGGACGACGCCGCTGGGGCCCGTCATCCATCGCGGCGGCGGAAAGATCTACGTGGTGCGGGCCGCGGGCGAGGACGAGTTCCGGGGCGGCGAGCAGTTCCTGAAGATGATGCGGGCCCGCAACCGCACCGAGTGGACGAACGCCGTGCGCATGCGGGCGCGGGTGACCTCCAACCTCACATACGCGGACCGCGACGGGAACATCTACTACGTGTGGAACGCCACCCACCCGGCCCTGCCGCATCCTTCCGGCGGCGACACGACCGCGATTCCCGCCACGCGGAGCACGGACGTGTGGACGCGCGTGGTCGCCTTCGACTCGCTTCCGCAGGTGCTCAATCCGCGCGGCGGATACGTGCGCAACGAGAACGATCCACCGTACCTCACCAACCTGCACCAGCCCCTGCGGCGCGAGGACTATCCCGCCTACTTTCCCGGCGGCGCGGAGCTGCGGCTGCGCAGCCAGCACTCGCTGGAGCTGCTTCACAACGACCGGAAATTTTCACTGGAAGACGTGGTGGCCGCCAAGCACAGCATGCGGATGATCCTTGCCGACCGCGTGAAGGACGACCTGCTGCGGGCCGTGCGCGCCGCCCAGCCCACGCCGGAGGTCGCCCAGGCCGCCGCCGTGCTGGAGCGCTGGGACAACACGGCGGCGGCGGAAAGCCGCGGCGGCGTGCTCTTCGAAACGTGGTGGTGGCGATACGTGCGGACGGGCCCGCAGGCCCCGCCCAGCGCCGCCTCGGTGGGCTTTCCCGTCCCCGCCGCGGCGCTCTTCGCCCGGGCGTGGACCGCCGCCGAGCCCCTGGACACCCCCCGCGGCCTGGGAGACCCGCGGCGCGCGGCCGAAGCGTTCGCCTGGGCCGTCGCCGAGGTGCAGCGGAAGTATGGCAGCGCGGACGTGGCGTGGGGCACCGTCCACCGCGTGCGCCACGGCTCGGTGGACGTGCCCGTGGGCGGGTGCAGCGGGTTCCTGGGCTGCTTCCGCGTGCTGAACTTTCGCGAGGAACCGGATGGAACGCGTACCGTCGTCGGGGGCGATGGGTGGGTGCTCGCGGTAGAGTTCACCACTCCGGTGCGCGCCTACAGCGTACTGGCATACGGCGAGAGCAGCCGGCCCGGCTCGCCGCACCACGGCGACCAGGCCGCCATGTTCGCCACCAACCGCATGAAGCCGGTCGCCTTCACCGAGGCGGACGTGGAACGCGCGACGGTGCGGCGGTACCGGCCGGGGCGAGAGTGA
- a CDS encoding PAS domain S-box protein produces the protein MSPETLRVLLVEDDEDDFVLTRALLSEARGVKFQLQWAPTVEDGLAALRDGAFDAVLLDFYLGGASGLDFLDRLTSRAATPPVLLLTGVGDDGVDMAAMRAGAADFLVKSEITPLLLERAVRYAVQQHRSEQALRESEERFRQLAENIGAVFWLYDLAQERTVYVSPAYERIWARTIDELYADSGVWLRSLHPDDTQALAGVMGTVEPYEVEYRIVRPDGDFRWIRDRGFPIRDAHGAAFRTAGIAEDITERRAAQDTLASREAYFRALMENAQDLVVSLDLEGKVRDHSPSVERLLGYTYDELHERNIFELIHPEDVGEVLNAFMSILGQPGASVTREYRIRMADGGWRILESTGYNLVEHPAVRAVVVNSHDVTDRRQAEEELRASEEQLRQSQKLEAVGRLAGGIAHDFNNLLTAIQGNAEMLLMEAPETGPLREDLMEIKRASIRAAGLTRQLLAFSRKQMLAPKVLDLNASVREMERMLARLLGEDVALVTRLGAHASRVRADPGQLEQVIMNLAVNGRDALPRGGSLVIETADTRLTEEDSRRYPYSVVPGPYVQLTVSDEGVGMEPEVLARVFEPFFTTKEPGHGTGLGLSTVYGIVKQSGGYVWVESEPGRGTTFRVFLPAVNAEPDRLEPVLHALDDGGPRSATILLVEDEDAVRTLARKILERKGYLVLDARCRADARHAFEQAGGRIDLLLTDVVMPEGSGRELAEELLAVSPGLRVVFMSGYTDDALIRHGVLESRFRLIQKPFTPDALWTAVSEALEKGSA, from the coding sequence ATGAGCCCCGAGACACTGCGCGTGCTGCTGGTGGAGGACGACGAGGACGACTTCGTCCTGACCCGCGCCCTGCTTTCGGAGGCGCGGGGGGTGAAGTTCCAGCTGCAGTGGGCGCCCACGGTGGAAGACGGGCTCGCCGCCCTGCGCGACGGGGCGTTCGACGCCGTGCTGCTGGACTTTTACCTGGGCGGGGCCAGCGGGCTGGACTTCCTGGACCGCCTGACGAGCCGCGCGGCCACCCCGCCGGTGCTGCTGCTGACCGGCGTGGGCGACGACGGGGTAGACATGGCCGCCATGCGCGCCGGCGCGGCCGACTTCCTGGTGAAGAGCGAGATCACCCCGCTGCTGCTGGAGCGGGCCGTGCGCTACGCCGTGCAGCAGCACCGCTCCGAGCAGGCGCTGCGCGAAAGCGAGGAGCGCTTCCGGCAGCTGGCCGAAAACATCGGCGCGGTGTTCTGGCTGTACGACCTGGCCCAGGAGCGCACCGTGTACGTGAGCCCCGCGTACGAGCGCATCTGGGCCCGCACCATCGACGAGCTGTACGCCGACTCCGGCGTGTGGCTGCGGTCCCTGCACCCCGACGACACCCAGGCCCTGGCGGGCGTCATGGGCACGGTGGAGCCGTACGAGGTGGAGTACCGCATCGTCCGCCCCGATGGCGATTTCCGCTGGATCCGCGACCGGGGCTTTCCCATCCGTGACGCGCACGGCGCCGCCTTCCGCACGGCCGGCATCGCCGAAGACATCACCGAGCGGCGCGCGGCCCAGGACACGCTGGCCAGCCGCGAGGCGTACTTCCGCGCGCTGATGGAGAATGCACAGGACCTGGTGGTGAGCCTGGACCTGGAGGGCAAGGTGCGCGACCACAGCCCCTCGGTGGAGCGGCTGCTGGGCTACACCTACGACGAGCTGCACGAGCGCAACATTTTCGAGCTCATCCACCCCGAAGACGTGGGCGAGGTGCTGAACGCGTTCATGTCCATCCTGGGCCAGCCGGGCGCCTCGGTCACGCGCGAGTACCGCATCCGGATGGCGGATGGCGGGTGGCGCATCCTGGAAAGCACGGGCTACAACCTGGTCGAGCACCCGGCCGTCCGCGCCGTGGTGGTGAACTCGCACGACGTCACCGACCGGCGCCAGGCGGAGGAAGAGCTGCGCGCGAGCGAGGAGCAGCTTCGCCAGTCGCAGAAGCTGGAGGCGGTGGGGCGCCTGGCCGGCGGCATCGCCCACGACTTCAACAACCTGCTGACGGCCATCCAGGGCAACGCCGAGATGCTGCTGATGGAGGCGCCGGAAACGGGGCCGCTGCGCGAAGACCTGATGGAGATCAAGCGCGCCTCCATCCGCGCCGCGGGGCTCACGCGGCAGCTGCTGGCGTTCAGCCGCAAGCAGATGCTGGCGCCCAAGGTGCTGGACCTGAACGCCAGCGTGCGGGAGATGGAGCGCATGCTGGCCCGGCTGCTGGGAGAGGACGTCGCCCTCGTCACCCGGCTGGGCGCCCACGCGTCGCGGGTGAGGGCAGACCCCGGCCAGCTGGAGCAGGTGATCATGAACCTGGCGGTGAACGGGCGCGACGCCCTGCCGCGCGGGGGCTCGCTGGTGATCGAGACCGCCGACACGCGGCTGACCGAAGAAGACTCGCGCCGCTACCCGTACTCCGTGGTCCCCGGCCCGTACGTGCAGCTGACGGTGTCGGACGAGGGGGTGGGGATGGAGCCGGAGGTGCTGGCCCGCGTCTTCGAGCCGTTCTTCACCACCAAGGAGCCGGGGCACGGCACGGGGCTGGGGCTTTCGACGGTGTACGGCATCGTCAAGCAGAGCGGCGGGTACGTGTGGGTAGAAAGCGAGCCCGGCCGCGGCACCACCTTCCGGGTGTTCCTGCCCGCGGTCAATGCCGAGCCCGACCGCCTGGAGCCGGTGCTGCACGCGCTGGACGACGGCGGCCCGCGATCGGCCACCATCCTGCTGGTGGAAGACGAGGACGCGGTGCGCACGCTGGCCCGCAAGATCCTGGAGCGCAAAGGGTACCTGGTGCTCGACGCGCGCTGCCGCGCCGACGCGCGACACGCGTTCGAGCAGGCGGGCGGCCGCATCGACCTGCTGCTGACCGACGTGGTGATGCCCGAGGGAAGCGGCCGCGAGCTGGCTGAGGAGCTGCTGGCCGTTTCGCCGGGGCTGCGGGTGGTGTTCATGTCGGGCTACACCGACGACGCCCTGATCCGCCATGGCGTGCTGGAAAGCCGCTTCCGGCTGATCCAGAAGCCGTTCACCCCCGACGCGCTGTGGACCGCGGTGAGTGAGGCGCTGGAGAAGGGAAGTGCGTGA
- a CDS encoding D-aminoacylase, with protein MPFGTITRRLLAGAALLAALPLHAQTPYDLIIRNGRVLDGTGNPWYRADVAIRGDRIVAVGDLSGQRAAREIDASGLYVAPGFIDVHTHAGEGLATAALSHGQPLLAQGITTVLVNPDGGGATDVARQRAEMQAHGIGVNVAQMVPHGSVRSRVMGMADRAPTPAEMDQMRALVRAGMEEGAFGLSTGPWYAPGSFAKTEELIDLSRIVSGYGGAYSSHIRDEADYNVGLVAAVDEVIRIGREARLRVVATHLKALGPRVWGYSGALVSRIDRARAEGVEVFADQYPYTASATSLSGALVPRWALAGGDTALQRRIGDPAERARLRVEVLDNLDRRGGADRIQFRRHRADPTIEGRTLLWVAQRGGVEPVDAVLELLRTGNPGVVSFNMLDADVDLLMRQPWMMTSSDGDLVPMGEGVPHPRSYGTYPRKIREYVVERGVMDLAAAIRSMTSLPATVFRIPGRGTLREGAAADVVVFDLARVNDPATFSDPHKLAEGMVHVLVNGRPAVDQGRFSSQLHGRVLSLRLHPGRGH; from the coding sequence ATGCCCTTCGGCACGATCACCCGGCGGCTCCTGGCCGGCGCGGCGCTTCTCGCGGCCCTTCCGCTGCACGCGCAGACCCCGTACGACCTGATCATCCGCAACGGGCGGGTGCTGGACGGCACCGGCAACCCGTGGTACCGGGCGGACGTCGCCATCCGGGGCGACCGCATCGTGGCCGTCGGCGACCTTTCCGGACAGCGCGCGGCGCGGGAGATCGACGCATCGGGGCTGTACGTGGCCCCGGGCTTCATCGACGTGCACACCCACGCGGGCGAGGGGCTGGCGACGGCGGCGCTCAGCCACGGGCAGCCGCTGCTGGCGCAGGGGATCACCACGGTGCTGGTGAACCCCGACGGGGGCGGGGCGACGGACGTGGCCCGCCAGCGCGCGGAAATGCAGGCGCACGGCATCGGCGTGAACGTCGCGCAGATGGTGCCGCACGGCTCGGTGCGGTCGCGGGTGATGGGGATGGCCGACCGCGCGCCCACCCCCGCCGAGATGGACCAGATGCGCGCGCTGGTGCGGGCCGGGATGGAGGAGGGGGCGTTCGGCCTGTCGACGGGGCCCTGGTACGCGCCAGGGAGCTTCGCGAAGACGGAGGAGCTGATCGACCTGTCCCGGATCGTCTCCGGCTACGGGGGCGCCTATTCCAGCCACATCCGCGACGAGGCAGACTACAACGTGGGGCTGGTGGCGGCGGTGGACGAGGTGATCCGCATTGGGCGCGAGGCGCGGCTTCGCGTGGTGGCCACGCACCTCAAGGCGCTGGGGCCGCGGGTGTGGGGCTACTCCGGCGCGCTGGTCAGCCGCATCGACCGGGCGCGTGCCGAGGGGGTCGAGGTGTTCGCGGACCAGTACCCGTACACCGCGTCAGCCACCTCGCTGAGCGGCGCGCTGGTGCCGCGGTGGGCGCTGGCGGGCGGCGACACGGCCCTCCAGCGCCGCATCGGGGATCCCGCGGAGCGCGCCCGGCTGCGGGTGGAGGTGCTCGACAACCTGGACCGGCGCGGCGGGGCAGACCGCATCCAGTTCCGCCGCCACCGCGCGGACCCCACGATCGAGGGCAGGACGCTGCTGTGGGTGGCCCAGCGCGGGGGGGTGGAGCCGGTGGACGCGGTGCTGGAGCTGCTGCGCACCGGCAACCCGGGCGTCGTTTCGTTCAACATGCTCGACGCCGACGTGGACCTGCTGATGCGGCAGCCGTGGATGATGACCTCGTCCGACGGCGACCTGGTGCCGATGGGCGAGGGCGTTCCCCACCCGCGCTCGTACGGCACCTACCCGCGCAAGATCCGCGAGTACGTGGTGGAGCGCGGGGTGATGGACCTGGCCGCCGCCATCCGCAGCATGACGTCGCTTCCCGCCACGGTGTTCCGCATCCCCGGCCGCGGCACGCTGCGCGAAGGTGCGGCGGCCGACGTGGTGGTGTTCGACCTGGCCCGCGTGAACGATCCGGCGACGTTCAGCGATCCGCACAAGCTGGCGGAGGGGATGGTGCACGTGCTGGTGAACGGCCGGCCGGCGGTTGACCAGGGCCGCTTCTCATCCCAACTGCACGGGCGGGTGCTCTCGCTTCGCCTGCACCCTGGACGTGGCCACTGA
- a CDS encoding cytochrome c: MKKWMKRLGMGLGGLVVLLLVALAVAYGASKKRLNQQWDVAAASLNITRDPAQVARGKHVATAVSKCTECHGQDLGGTVFIDGMPMAVLIAPNLTAGKGGVLPRYTDAQLEAAIRHGVRSDKRALLIMPSDEFQHLSDEDVAAVIAYLRTVPPVDRELAPSRVGPLGHVLLATRQLPLPAEIIDHAPRTRRVPPQGVTREYGQYLVSVGGCVGCHTPSLGGGPGHGLPAPNITPGGPIAAWSEADWFRAMREGKRPDGSAIDPQMPWKAVGRMTDDEMRAMWMYLRTVPRVEPQAKS, encoded by the coding sequence ATGAAGAAGTGGATGAAGCGTTTGGGCATGGGCCTTGGCGGGCTTGTGGTCCTGCTGCTGGTGGCGTTGGCCGTGGCGTACGGCGCCAGCAAGAAGCGGCTCAACCAGCAGTGGGACGTCGCGGCAGCGTCGCTGAACATCACGCGCGACCCGGCGCAGGTGGCGCGGGGCAAGCACGTGGCCACCGCCGTTTCCAAGTGCACCGAGTGCCATGGCCAGGACCTCGGTGGAACGGTATTCATCGACGGCATGCCCATGGCCGTGCTGATCGCCCCAAACCTTACCGCGGGCAAGGGCGGCGTGCTGCCCCGCTACACCGACGCGCAGCTCGAGGCAGCCATCCGCCACGGCGTGCGCTCCGACAAGCGCGCCCTGCTCATCATGCCGTCGGACGAATTCCAGCACCTGAGCGACGAGGACGTCGCCGCGGTCATCGCCTACCTCCGTACGGTTCCGCCCGTGGACCGGGAGCTCGCCCCGTCCAGGGTGGGTCCGCTGGGGCATGTGCTGCTCGCCACGCGCCAGCTTCCCCTGCCCGCCGAGATCATCGACCACGCGCCCCGTACCCGCCGGGTTCCGCCGCAGGGCGTTACGCGCGAGTACGGGCAGTACCTGGTGAGCGTGGGCGGGTGCGTGGGGTGCCACACACCCAGCCTGGGTGGGGGCCCCGGCCACGGCCTGCCAGCGCCGAATATCACCCCCGGCGGGCCGATCGCCGCGTGGAGCGAGGCCGACTGGTTCAGGGCGATGCGCGAGGGCAAGCGCCCGGACGGCTCCGCCATCGACCCCCAGATGCCGTGGAAGGCGGTCGGCAGGATGACGGACGACGAGATGCGCGCCATGTGGATGTACCTGCGCACCGTGCCGCGCGTGGAGCCGCAAGCGAAGAGCTGA
- a CDS encoding response regulator — MADDDADDRLLASDALAEARLNNELRFVEDGEELMDYLNRRGRWSAPGAAPRPGLILLDLNMPRKDGREALREIKAHPELRRIPVVVLTTSRAEEDVLRSYDLGASSFISKPVTFGGLVSAMKALGRYYIEIVELPPAAGEGE, encoded by the coding sequence ATGGCCGACGACGACGCCGACGACCGGCTGCTGGCCTCCGACGCCCTGGCCGAGGCGCGGCTGAACAACGAGCTGCGCTTCGTGGAAGACGGCGAGGAGCTGATGGACTACCTGAACCGGCGCGGCCGGTGGTCGGCCCCGGGCGCCGCCCCCCGCCCGGGGCTGATCCTGCTCGACCTGAACATGCCCCGAAAGGACGGCCGCGAGGCGCTGCGCGAGATCAAGGCCCATCCCGAGCTGCGCCGCATTCCCGTGGTGGTGCTCACCACCTCCCGCGCGGAAGAGGACGTGCTGCGCAGCTACGACCTGGGCGCCAGCTCGTTCATCTCCAAGCCCGTGACCTTCGGCGGGCTGGTGAGCGCCATGAAGGCGCTGGGGCGCTACTACATCGAGATCGTGGAGCTGCCCCCCGCGGCCGGGGAGGGGGAATGA
- a CDS encoding Hsp20/alpha crystallin family protein — translation MTMYSTTRFNDPLDQLFTNFMGGRQGNGATLMRAPETDVVETEREIRVVTEMPGLKRNAIEIDVENNVLTIRGEKREERTEGEKGRFHLAERRYGTFTRSFVLPRDVDSEAIQATFEDGVLTVVVPKSEKARRRKIQIGGEGGQQQIGVETGEHESQAA, via the coding sequence ATGACGATGTATTCCACCACTCGCTTCAACGACCCGCTCGACCAGCTGTTCACCAACTTCATGGGCGGGCGGCAGGGCAACGGCGCCACCCTGATGCGCGCGCCCGAGACGGACGTCGTCGAGACCGAGCGCGAGATCCGCGTGGTCACCGAGATGCCGGGCCTCAAGCGCAACGCCATCGAGATCGACGTCGAGAACAACGTCCTCACCATCCGCGGCGAAAAGCGCGAGGAGCGCACCGAGGGCGAGAAGGGCCGGTTCCACCTGGCCGAGCGCCGCTACGGCACCTTCACCCGCTCGTTCGTGCTGCCGCGCGACGTCGACAGCGAGGCCATCCAGGCCACCTTCGAGGACGGCGTGCTCACCGTCGTCGTCCCCAAGAGCGAAAAGGCCCGCCGCCGCAAGATCCAGATCGGCGGCGAGGGCGGCCAGCAGCAGATCGGCGTGGAGACGGGCGAGCACGAGTCGCAGGCCGCCTGA